Proteins found in one Pseudomonas marvdashtae genomic segment:
- a CDS encoding host specificity protein J: protein MGAAQQIDIHGEKGGSNKPKQPTEASDNLRSTNVAKLLIAVGEGEFEEAPTASSIYLDNTPVNDASGNVNFPNVKWEWRSGSVDQTYIPGIPSVENETSLNIELRSDAPWVRSVTNIQLSAVRVRFAWPALQRQDDEGNIGGYRIQYAIDVATDGGSYQQVLTEAVDGKTTTRYERSRRVDLPEATSGWQIRVRRITPNQNSNRIADTMLIAGFTEVIDAKLRYPNTALLYIEFDAEQFTNIPAVTVKCKARKWQVPSNYDPISRTYTGTWDGSMKLAWTNNPAWITYGICTEDRFGLGKRIKAFMVDKWELYRIAQYCDQLVPNGLDGTEPRFLCDMNLQGKADAWTLLRDISGIYRGMTYWAQGQLIMQADMPRAQDFDYVFTRANVVDGKFSYGSASAKTRYTRALVSYDNPANNYDTDVIPFSDLALQRRYGDRPTELSAIGCTRASEAQRRGKWAILSNNLDRTVTFKTGMEGVIPLPGHIIPVADSLLAGREIGGRISAAAGRVVTLDRDTLAKPGDRLIINLPGGRAEGRTVQSVAGRAVTVTVAYSEAPRAQLQWALDADDLAIPLYRVLRTRRTTEGDFEISALQYEPSKFAFIDTGARLEERPISVIPITVVPAPASVTVASTSSIVQGLAVATMTISWPAVEGAVAYDVEWRKDSGNWIKVQRTGSTNVDVVGIYAGSYVARVRAVSAFDISSIWRNSVLTNLTGKDGLPPAVSFLTATPLLFGIYLKWGFPDGASDTQRTEIWYGPTTSQETSTKLTDLAYPQSDFSLLGLAAGVTFYFWARLVDRIGNIGPWYPVGIGVQGQSSAEAGPILDMIEGQIGETELSDHLREEIEKIPGLQDQIDALDGLSAYDPEATYEEYDLVVSGKRIYQATGPVPIDTPPPNPAYWLDVGQTVESANGLAQQVATNTAEIVELDGVVTAQATAFQALRASYREDDGEGDLADAIKGWTSTAAIATESSVRASENEASARRLTTLDAKIGKNEANLTTLEEVVATNESATATKIDQLNVKVGDNSAAIQQTSEAYADTSGKLGTMWSVKMQLNANGQYVAAGIGLGIENVGGTLQSQFLVSADRFAIVNSIAGGAVSVPFAVQGGQVFMNSAFIQDGSITMLKIGQALQSDNYVAGSQGWRLDKAGNLEFNGPAPGGGRLTMTNRAIKVYDENGVKRVQLGDLSA from the coding sequence ATGGGCGCAGCACAGCAGATCGACATCCACGGCGAGAAGGGCGGTAGCAATAAGCCCAAGCAGCCGACAGAAGCCAGCGACAACCTGCGCTCGACCAACGTGGCGAAGCTTCTCATTGCGGTGGGCGAGGGCGAGTTCGAAGAGGCGCCTACCGCGTCGAGCATTTATCTAGACAACACACCGGTCAACGACGCCAGCGGCAACGTCAACTTCCCGAACGTGAAATGGGAATGGCGCTCAGGCTCGGTTGACCAGACCTATATTCCCGGTATCCCATCGGTAGAAAACGAGACGTCTCTGAACATTGAGCTGCGCAGCGATGCGCCGTGGGTGCGCTCGGTAACGAACATTCAGCTATCGGCCGTGCGTGTCCGGTTCGCCTGGCCAGCGCTTCAGCGTCAGGATGACGAAGGCAATATCGGCGGCTATCGCATTCAATATGCAATCGACGTGGCCACCGACGGCGGCTCCTACCAGCAGGTGCTGACCGAGGCAGTCGACGGCAAGACCACAACCCGCTACGAGCGGTCGCGCCGGGTTGATCTGCCCGAGGCAACCAGTGGCTGGCAGATCCGCGTGCGCCGCATCACGCCCAACCAGAACAGCAACCGCATCGCTGATACGATGCTGATCGCCGGCTTCACCGAGGTCATCGACGCGAAGCTGCGCTACCCGAACACCGCGCTCCTCTACATCGAGTTTGACGCCGAGCAATTCACCAACATCCCGGCCGTCACCGTGAAGTGCAAGGCCAGGAAATGGCAGGTCCCGAGCAACTACGACCCGATCAGCCGGACCTACACCGGCACATGGGATGGCAGCATGAAGCTGGCCTGGACCAATAACCCGGCCTGGATCACGTACGGCATCTGCACCGAGGACCGTTTCGGCCTTGGCAAGCGCATCAAAGCGTTCATGGTGGACAAGTGGGAGCTGTATCGGATCGCCCAGTATTGCGACCAGCTCGTGCCGAATGGCCTGGACGGGACAGAGCCGCGCTTTCTGTGCGACATGAACCTGCAGGGCAAGGCTGACGCCTGGACGCTGCTGCGGGATATATCCGGTATCTACCGTGGGATGACCTACTGGGCTCAGGGTCAGTTGATCATGCAGGCCGACATGCCGCGTGCGCAGGACTTCGACTACGTCTTCACTCGGGCCAACGTCGTTGATGGGAAATTCTCCTACGGCAGCGCCTCGGCGAAGACCCGTTACACCCGGGCGCTGGTCAGCTACGACAACCCGGCCAACAACTACGACACTGACGTCATTCCGTTTTCAGACCTTGCCCTTCAGCGTCGGTATGGTGACAGGCCAACAGAACTGAGCGCCATTGGCTGCACCCGTGCATCCGAGGCCCAGCGCCGGGGCAAGTGGGCAATCCTGAGCAACAACCTGGACCGCACAGTCACCTTCAAGACGGGCATGGAGGGTGTAATCCCGCTACCCGGTCACATCATCCCAGTGGCCGACTCGCTGTTGGCTGGTCGCGAAATCGGTGGGCGCATCTCTGCCGCCGCGGGCCGCGTCGTGACCCTGGACCGTGACACGTTGGCAAAGCCGGGGGACAGGCTGATTATCAACCTGCCCGGCGGGCGCGCCGAAGGTCGCACCGTGCAAAGTGTCGCCGGTCGGGCTGTGACCGTTACCGTGGCTTACAGCGAGGCACCTCGGGCCCAGCTTCAATGGGCGCTCGACGCTGATGATCTGGCGATCCCGCTGTATCGCGTGCTCCGCACCAGACGCACCACCGAGGGCGACTTCGAAATCAGCGCTCTGCAGTACGAGCCGAGCAAGTTCGCCTTTATCGATACCGGCGCCCGACTGGAAGAGCGTCCAATCAGCGTGATACCGATCACCGTCGTTCCTGCGCCTGCGAGCGTCACAGTCGCGTCGACCTCTTCGATTGTCCAGGGGTTGGCCGTGGCCACGATGACAATCAGTTGGCCTGCCGTGGAGGGGGCGGTGGCCTATGACGTGGAATGGCGCAAGGACAGCGGTAATTGGATCAAGGTACAGCGCACCGGCTCGACTAACGTGGACGTGGTCGGCATCTATGCGGGCTCCTATGTGGCTCGCGTCCGCGCGGTGAGCGCCTTCGACATCTCGTCGATCTGGCGTAACTCGGTGCTGACCAACCTCACCGGCAAGGATGGCCTGCCGCCGGCGGTTTCGTTCCTGACTGCAACGCCGTTGCTGTTCGGCATTTACCTGAAGTGGGGCTTTCCTGATGGTGCGAGCGATACCCAGCGCACGGAGATCTGGTATGGGCCAACCACAAGCCAGGAGACATCGACCAAACTCACCGACCTGGCTTATCCGCAAAGTGACTTCTCCCTGCTCGGCCTGGCCGCCGGGGTGACGTTTTATTTCTGGGCGCGCCTGGTAGATCGGATCGGCAATATTGGGCCGTGGTATCCAGTGGGGATCGGCGTACAAGGGCAATCAAGCGCTGAGGCTGGTCCGATCCTCGACATGATCGAGGGCCAGATTGGCGAAACCGAACTCAGCGATCACTTGCGCGAGGAGATCGAGAAGATCCCGGGCCTGCAAGACCAGATCGACGCGCTTGATGGCCTATCGGCTTATGACCCCGAAGCGACCTACGAGGAATACGACCTGGTCGTTTCCGGCAAGCGGATCTATCAGGCCACCGGCCCGGTCCCTATCGACACGCCACCGCCGAATCCGGCCTATTGGCTGGATGTCGGCCAGACCGTGGAATCTGCAAACGGCCTGGCGCAGCAGGTCGCCACGAACACCGCCGAGATTGTCGAGCTGGACGGAGTTGTCACCGCCCAGGCCACGGCATTCCAGGCGCTTCGGGCGTCCTATCGTGAAGACGACGGGGAGGGTGACCTGGCCGACGCCATCAAGGGATGGACCAGCACCGCCGCCATTGCAACGGAAAGCAGTGTTCGAGCCAGTGAGAACGAGGCATCCGCGCGCCGGCTGACAACCTTGGACGCGAAGATTGGCAAGAACGAGGCGAACCTCACCACGCTTGAAGAGGTGGTGGCCACCAACGAGTCGGCGACGGCGACAAAGATCGATCAGTTGAACGTGAAGGTTGGCGACAACTCGGCAGCGATCCAACAGACGTCCGAGGCCTATGCCGACACCAGCGGAAAGCTGGGCACGATGTGGTCGGTGAAGATGCAGTTGAATGCAAACGGGCAGTACGTAGCGGCGGGCATCGGCCTCGGGATCGAGAACGTTGGCGGTACGTTGCAAAGCCAGTTCCTGGTAAGCGCGGATCGATTCGCGATCGTCAATAGCATTGCCGGCGGCGCCGTCTCGGTTCCGTTCGCGGTGCAGGGCGGCCAGGTGTTCATGAACTCGGCGTTCATCCAGGACGGCAGCATCACGATGCTGAAGATCGGCCAAGCGTTGCAGTCGGATAACTACGTCGCGGGCTCCCAAGGCTGGCGCCTGGATAAGGCCGGGAATCTGGAGTTCAACGGCCCGGCACCCGGCGGCGGCAGGCTGACCATGACCAATCGCGCGATCAAGGTTTACGACGAGAACGGGGTTAAACGGGTGCAGCTTGGAGACCTTTCCGCATGA
- a CDS encoding pyocin knob domain-containing protein yields MPWYKAGTVSVALNSNAVTGTGTAFIVNARVGDAFRGPDGRWYEVTNVASNTAIAIDPPYQGPTAAGGAYALAPMQGYVKDSADQLRALVNAYGVKLASLGTTGNYDILPVSKGGTGGTTQGDARNGLGLGTAATINPGATGAAVMNAATPEAGRTAFELGTAATGTQATSQYDSTIGRIMRIGDHGIGGAGIPSVAAVSIESIRTNSLYYVAINTGQGTLPVNQNGYLNSKTVTATYAIQDYWPVAQGDQYTRVLNNGTWTSWSKNFKQSSIVGNVTQSGGVPTGAVIERGNTVNGEYTKLADGTLMCWYLQPGLAFTAGSDGTFNWTFPYPLISTANASCQVTMRAPASTNTYTMQKLAVAVGTVNDAAVRARFDATQNYTFYLSLVGRWY; encoded by the coding sequence ATGCCCTGGTATAAGGCGGGGACGGTTTCCGTCGCCCTGAATTCCAATGCTGTAACCGGTACCGGCACGGCTTTCATTGTGAACGCTCGGGTCGGCGATGCGTTTCGTGGGCCGGATGGCCGATGGTATGAAGTCACGAACGTTGCGAGTAACACCGCGATTGCCATCGATCCGCCTTATCAGGGGCCGACAGCGGCCGGTGGTGCTTACGCTTTGGCGCCGATGCAGGGCTACGTCAAGGACTCGGCGGACCAACTCCGCGCTTTGGTGAACGCCTACGGTGTGAAGCTCGCGTCGCTGGGCACCACTGGCAATTATGACATCCTGCCGGTAAGCAAGGGAGGCACTGGCGGCACTACACAGGGCGATGCCCGGAATGGACTTGGGCTTGGAACGGCAGCCACAATTAATCCTGGTGCGACTGGGGCAGCTGTTATGAATGCCGCAACCCCAGAGGCCGGTCGAACTGCTTTTGAATTAGGGACTGCGGCTACCGGAACACAAGCGACAAGTCAGTACGACTCGACTATTGGCCGTATAATGCGTATCGGTGACCATGGGATAGGCGGGGCTGGTATACCATCTGTTGCTGCCGTAAGTATCGAAAGCATCCGCACGAACAGCCTTTATTACGTCGCAATTAATACAGGGCAAGGCACATTGCCGGTAAACCAAAATGGCTACCTTAACTCCAAAACAGTTACGGCGACTTATGCTATTCAAGATTATTGGCCTGTCGCACAGGGCGATCAATACACACGTGTTCTGAATAACGGCACTTGGACCAGTTGGAGCAAGAATTTTAAACAATCTAGTATAGTCGGTAATGTTACACAGTCCGGTGGGGTCCCAACTGGTGCGGTAATTGAACGCGGGAACACTGTCAATGGTGAATACACGAAGTTAGCCGATGGGACTCTAATGTGTTGGTATCTGCAACCCGGTTTGGCGTTTACCGCAGGCTCTGATGGTACGTTCAATTGGACATTCCCGTATCCGTTGATATCGACGGCTAACGCTAGCTGCCAAGTCACCATGCGCGCACCGGCTTCCACAAATACCTACACCATGCAAAAACTCGCCGTGGCGGTGGGAACCGTCAACGATGCTGCTGTCCGGGCTCGATTCGACGCCACTCAAAACTATACCTTCTATCTTTCCCTTGTTGGCAGGTGGTACTGA